In one Limosilactobacillus oris genomic region, the following are encoded:
- a CDS encoding YceD family protein, with protein MKWSLAELHRYQNEPLHIQSTFDLNASLTKLFPDIILGVAPVKVDGYVTYDDGDATISANVKTTLTVPSSRSLTPVQLPLDFDFSETYIDDCSHFSRYEDDEVVFLLQDRELIDFDTALAENIVEQVPLRVLSADEKAGKPMPNGKGWSVISEDDYEAEKRQNQKVDPRLAKLQKLFPDQDEKK; from the coding sequence ATGAAATGGTCGTTAGCTGAGTTACATCGTTATCAAAATGAACCACTTCATATTCAGAGTACTTTTGACCTGAACGCATCATTGACGAAGTTATTTCCAGACATCATCCTCGGGGTCGCCCCGGTGAAGGTGGACGGATACGTGACTTATGACGATGGGGACGCCACCATTAGCGCCAATGTAAAGACGACGTTGACGGTTCCGTCCAGTCGTTCGTTGACTCCCGTTCAGTTGCCGCTGGACTTTGATTTTTCTGAAACCTATATTGATGATTGCAGTCACTTTTCCCGGTACGAAGACGACGAGGTTGTTTTCCTACTCCAGGATCGGGAACTGATTGATTTCGATACGGCCTTAGCGGAAAACATTGTTGAGCAGGTACCATTACGGGTGCTTTCTGCCGATGAAAAGGCCGGCAAGCCGATGCCAAACGGCAAGGGCTGGTCGGTCATCTCTGAAGATGACTATGAGGCTGAAAAGCGGCAGAATCAAAAAGTTGATCCACGCCTCGCGAAGTTGCAAAAACTATTTCCTGATCAGGATGAAAAAAAGTAG
- a CDS encoding nucleotidyltransferase, with translation MQAVGMVVEFNPFHNGHAYYVQQAKKQTGADVAVAVMSGNFTQRGEPTIVDKWERTRTALANGVDLVVELPLYFACQPAHRFAAGALALLDQLQVPTVAFGAEHPQWDFKKFVRLAADFDQAALKQYNATYATQFNDQLAQQTGVSLKAPNDILAFAYNKAVLDHHYQMRLVPIQRVGSNYHDQVITGRIASASAIREAVDQHASFAEAVPGETGAALRQLSSVPDWEDLYPLLRNQLIQAPLESLRQTYQMAEGLEFRLKTAAQQSLGFNQFIHAIKTKRYTYAHLIRLCLYTTLQLTEEELARHAAHPYIHILGFNQRGQEYLHQVKKQVAIPLFTKVSQQMRDRLYNVDYRAGKLYQTFTPVEQDLKHAPVIWR, from the coding sequence ATGCAGGCAGTGGGAATGGTAGTTGAGTTTAATCCCTTTCACAATGGGCACGCCTACTATGTCCAGCAGGCCAAAAAGCAGACTGGCGCTGACGTGGCCGTTGCCGTGATGAGCGGTAACTTTACCCAGCGGGGCGAACCTACAATCGTTGATAAGTGGGAACGAACCCGGACCGCATTGGCGAATGGGGTGGACCTCGTCGTCGAGCTGCCGCTTTACTTTGCTTGCCAGCCGGCCCACCGGTTTGCGGCGGGCGCCTTGGCGCTCCTGGACCAACTTCAGGTGCCGACGGTGGCTTTTGGCGCGGAACATCCCCAGTGGGATTTTAAGAAGTTCGTTCGCCTGGCCGCTGATTTTGACCAGGCGGCGCTCAAACAGTACAATGCGACCTACGCTACCCAGTTCAATGACCAGCTTGCCCAACAAACCGGTGTTAGCCTGAAAGCGCCGAATGATATCCTTGCCTTTGCCTACAACAAGGCGGTTTTGGATCACCATTACCAAATGCGGCTAGTGCCGATTCAGCGGGTCGGAAGCAACTACCATGACCAGGTCATTACCGGGCGGATCGCCAGTGCGAGCGCGATTCGCGAAGCGGTTGACCAGCACGCTAGCTTTGCAGAAGCGGTCCCAGGAGAAACGGGCGCGGCTTTGCGGCAGCTGAGCAGCGTACCAGATTGGGAGGACCTGTACCCACTGTTACGCAACCAGTTAATTCAGGCGCCACTTGAAAGCCTCCGCCAAACCTACCAGATGGCAGAGGGGCTGGAGTTTCGGTTGAAGACTGCGGCCCAGCAGTCACTAGGCTTTAACCAGTTTATCCACGCCATTAAGACGAAGCGGTATACGTATGCCCACCTAATCCGCCTCTGCCTGTATACAACCCTGCAGCTGACGGAAGAGGAGCTGGCCCGGCACGCCGCCCACCCCTACATCCACATCTTGGGCTTCAACCAGCGGGGGCAGGAGTACCTCCACCAGGTTAAAAAGCAGGTCGCAATCCCACTGTTTACCAAGGTTAGCCAGCAGATGCGCGACCGTTTGTATAACGTTGATTACCGGGCCGGCAAACTGTACCAAACCTTTACCCCGGTCGAGCAGGACTTGAAACACGCTCCCGTTATCTGGCGGTGA
- a CDS encoding response regulator transcription factor — protein MSRILIIEDEENLANFVNLELKHEGYETDVELDGRAGLDAALNQDFDVILLDLMLPELNGIEVARRVRELKDTPIIIMTARDSVIDRVSGLDHGADDYIVKPFAIEELLARVRALLRRISIEDGNNKEHQTTVNYKDLTIEKENRVVRRGDEVINLTKREYELLLILMENINVVMSRKELLSKVWGYDSKVETNVVDVYIRYLRNKIDRSGEKSYIQTVRGTGYVIRS, from the coding sequence ATGAGTCGAATTTTAATTATTGAAGATGAAGAAAATTTAGCAAACTTTGTTAACCTGGAATTAAAGCATGAGGGTTACGAGACGGACGTTGAACTGGATGGACGGGCCGGCCTGGACGCTGCCTTAAACCAGGATTTTGATGTAATCTTGCTTGACCTGATGCTGCCAGAATTAAACGGGATTGAGGTTGCCCGGCGGGTTCGGGAGCTAAAGGACACCCCAATCATCATCATGACGGCCCGGGACTCCGTCATTGACCGGGTTTCTGGGTTGGACCACGGGGCCGATGACTACATCGTAAAGCCGTTTGCCATTGAAGAGCTGCTGGCCCGTGTCCGGGCCCTCCTGCGGCGAATCAGTATTGAGGATGGCAATAATAAAGAACACCAGACGACGGTTAACTACAAGGACCTGACAATTGAAAAGGAAAACCGGGTCGTTCGACGGGGGGATGAAGTAATCAACCTGACCAAGCGGGAATACGAGCTCCTGCTGATCCTGATGGAAAACATCAATGTGGTCATGTCCCGGAAGGAGTTGCTCAGCAAGGTCTGGGGTTATGATTCAAAGGTGGAAACGAACGTCGTTGACGTCTACATCCGCTACCTGCGAAACAAGATCGACCGCTCGGGTGAGAAGAGCTATATTCAAACCGTCCGGGGAACCGGCTACGTTATTCGTTCGTAA
- a CDS encoding HAMP domain-containing sensor histidine kinase, with amino-acid sequence MENKAKSKQFISLRLKWAFGTAVGSLLIFIVVTMALFMTFTQSLFRQERSLLNQGMTNISQQLAKNDRPLTRQSIASVIDPDKDHSIVQGADYKRPLIKELSDGHLIVNIYNPQGKKLLSTGRSDVRPSLVNDRQVRIYKGARHQILVGHMPIYSQKSRQVIGYLQVENNLNAYVQSYRQLRLVCGLALCLVVLASGLLGYFLSSFFLQPLSGIHDTVKAISKDPTKDIRVPKVNRNDELAELIEMFNEMLDRMQRYLDQQSQFVSDVSHELRTPVAIIQGHLEMLQRWGKDDPQVLDDSLAASLVETKRMKNLVQEMLDLSRAEQVEINFRDQRTVVNDVVHQVFNNFKMLYPDFTFTLDDDVDEKISVNIYRDHLEQVLVILCDNAVKYSGERKEIHLTLSRGMNTVEIGVQDFGEGIPPEDAQRVFDRFYRVDKARSRKKGGNGLGLSIAQRLVEGYHGSISLESSLGAGSLFKVVLPIIEDQENKSE; translated from the coding sequence ATGGAGAATAAGGCGAAAAGCAAACAATTTATTTCGTTGCGCTTAAAGTGGGCTTTTGGGACCGCCGTCGGTTCACTGCTGATTTTTATCGTGGTCACGATGGCACTCTTTATGACCTTTACCCAAAGTCTTTTTCGTCAAGAACGGTCACTGCTCAACCAGGGGATGACCAACATCAGCCAGCAACTAGCCAAAAATGACCGGCCACTGACAAGGCAGAGTATCGCCAGTGTGATTGATCCGGATAAGGACCATTCGATCGTCCAGGGGGCCGACTACAAGCGACCGCTAATCAAAGAGCTGAGCGATGGGCACCTGATTGTCAACATCTATAATCCCCAGGGCAAAAAGCTGCTGTCGACGGGCCGCTCCGATGTCCGCCCGTCACTGGTAAATGACCGGCAAGTTCGAATCTATAAGGGCGCCCGTCACCAAATCCTGGTGGGGCACATGCCGATTTATTCGCAAAAGAGCCGGCAGGTAATCGGCTACCTCCAAGTAGAAAATAACCTGAACGCGTATGTCCAGAGCTACCGTCAGTTACGGCTTGTCTGTGGGTTGGCCCTGTGCCTGGTGGTCTTAGCAAGTGGCCTGCTCGGCTACTTCCTGTCGTCCTTTTTCTTACAGCCGCTCAGTGGGATCCATGACACCGTTAAGGCCATCAGCAAGGACCCCACCAAGGACATCCGGGTTCCCAAGGTCAACCGGAATGATGAACTAGCCGAGTTGATTGAGATGTTCAACGAGATGCTGGACCGGATGCAGCGCTACCTGGACCAGCAAAGCCAGTTTGTCAGCGACGTCAGTCATGAACTGCGGACCCCGGTCGCAATTATCCAAGGTCACTTGGAAATGTTGCAGCGGTGGGGCAAGGATGATCCGCAAGTCCTTGACGACTCCCTGGCTGCTTCACTGGTGGAAACAAAACGGATGAAGAACCTGGTCCAAGAAATGCTGGACCTCAGCCGGGCGGAACAGGTCGAAATCAACTTCCGGGACCAGCGGACGGTGGTAAACGACGTGGTTCATCAGGTCTTTAATAACTTCAAGATGCTCTACCCGGACTTTACCTTTACCCTCGATGATGACGTGGATGAGAAAATCAGCGTGAACATTTACCGCGACCACTTGGAACAGGTCTTGGTAATCCTCTGCGATAACGCCGTGAAGTATTCAGGAGAGCGCAAGGAGATCCACCTGACCCTTTCCCGGGGGATGAACACCGTGGAAATCGGGGTTCAAGACTTCGGTGAAGGGATTCCGCCGGAAGATGCCCAACGGGTCTTTGACCGCTTTTACCGGGTAGATAAGGCCCGGAGTCGCAAGAAAGGCGGGAATGGACTAGGACTTTCGATTGCCCAACGACTGGTCGAGGGTTACCATGGCAGTATCAGTCTGGAAAGTTCCCTTGGCGCAGGTTCCCTCTTCAAGGTCGTCCTGCCCATTATTGAAGATCAGGAAAATAAATCAGAATAG
- the rpmF gene encoding 50S ribosomal protein L32 encodes MAVPARKTSKAKKRMRRGHIKLNVPGLTPCPNCGELRKSHMVCPNCGYYDGKQVVNTNN; translated from the coding sequence ATGGCTGTTCCAGCACGGAAGACTTCAAAGGCTAAGAAGCGGATGCGTCGGGGCCACATTAAGTTGAATGTCCCTGGCTTGACTCCTTGCCCAAACTGTGGTGAACTGCGTAAGTCCCACATGGTATGCCCTAACTGTGGCTACTACGACGGCAAGCAAGTTGTTAACACTAACAACTAA
- a CDS encoding acylphosphatase, protein MINYQLTVSGQVQGVGFRWGCYRLAQQYGVSGFVKNLPSGQVYLEVQGLPDAVTNFIARVESGPTPYAHVNQVSKHRLPCQDYGGQFTIRR, encoded by the coding sequence ATGATCAACTATCAGCTTACCGTCAGCGGCCAGGTTCAGGGAGTCGGTTTTCGGTGGGGCTGCTACCGCCTCGCCCAGCAGTACGGCGTCAGTGGCTTTGTCAAGAACCTTCCATCCGGCCAGGTCTATCTGGAAGTTCAGGGGTTGCCAGACGCGGTGACCAACTTTATCGCCCGCGTTGAAAGCGGGCCCACCCCTTATGCCCACGTCAATCAAGTTAGCAAGCACCGCCTCCCCTGCCAGGATTACGGGGGCCAGTTTACAATCCGTCGCTAA
- a CDS encoding peptide deformylase, whose amino-acid sequence MIKPVNRDVNILRQVSQLASKDDLPVAQDLRDTLTANADRCVGMAANMIGVTKRIIIASLGPLQVVMFNPQIVAKSGPYQVQEGCLSLSGQRSTTRFQKIRVRFTNEQWEQQELTLTAFPAEIIQHELDHCNGILI is encoded by the coding sequence ATGATTAAGCCAGTCAACAGGGACGTAAATATCCTGCGCCAAGTCAGCCAGCTGGCGAGCAAGGACGATTTACCAGTCGCACAGGACCTCAGAGACACCCTCACGGCCAATGCCGACCGCTGTGTCGGGATGGCCGCTAATATGATTGGGGTAACAAAACGCATCATTATTGCCAGTCTCGGGCCGCTCCAAGTGGTAATGTTCAATCCGCAAATAGTTGCCAAGAGTGGGCCTTACCAGGTCCAAGAAGGCTGTCTCTCACTCTCCGGACAACGTTCCACAACCCGGTTTCAAAAAATTAGGGTTCGCTTCACCAACGAGCAGTGGGAACAGCAGGAGTTAACCCTCACCGCCTTCCCGGCCGAAATTATCCAGCACGAACTTGACCACTGCAACGGTATTTTAATCTAA
- the yidC gene encoding membrane protein insertase YidC, giving the protein MKHKKLTLAGLLSVLLLTLSGCVRTTKSGKPYGFVYDYMAKPMQHLMEWLAAHLGNNYGWAIIVIVVVVRSILLPVMFSQMKKSTITQEKMAKVQPLIKELSEKQKAAKTPEEQAAVSQQMMALYRDNNISITGGIGCLPLLIQLPVFAALYAAIRYSPDLYHAEFFGIALGKPSIILAVLSFIAYAAQSYLGLIGVPEEQKKQMKMAIWMSPFMTFFISLTSSAGLGLYFFIGGLFAILQTLMVNAYRPRIRKRIEEESKNHPIKMPAAPQTPANATASAIDQLKQPGQTTTEANKAAKRNRQRNAGKQHHHK; this is encoded by the coding sequence ATGAAACACAAGAAACTAACACTTGCCGGTCTGCTGTCCGTCTTATTGCTGACCCTGAGCGGCTGTGTACGAACGACCAAGAGCGGGAAGCCCTATGGTTTTGTCTACGACTACATGGCAAAGCCAATGCAGCACCTGATGGAATGGCTAGCTGCCCACCTCGGCAACAACTACGGTTGGGCAATCATCGTTATCGTAGTCGTGGTTCGGTCCATCTTGCTACCGGTAATGTTCTCACAAATGAAGAAGTCCACGATTACCCAGGAGAAGATGGCTAAGGTCCAGCCACTGATCAAGGAACTGAGTGAAAAGCAAAAGGCCGCCAAAACTCCAGAGGAACAAGCGGCGGTAAGCCAGCAGATGATGGCCCTCTACCGGGATAACAACATCAGCATTACCGGGGGGATTGGCTGTCTGCCACTGTTAATTCAGTTGCCAGTCTTTGCCGCCCTTTACGCTGCCATCCGCTACTCACCAGACCTTTACCACGCTGAATTCTTCGGCATCGCCCTGGGGAAGCCAAGCATCATCCTGGCGGTCCTTTCCTTTATCGCCTACGCTGCCCAAAGCTACCTGGGGCTCATCGGGGTTCCAGAAGAACAGAAGAAGCAGATGAAGATGGCCATCTGGATGAGTCCATTTATGACCTTCTTTATCTCCCTGACTTCCTCCGCTGGGCTGGGACTGTACTTCTTTATCGGGGGACTCTTCGCCATCTTGCAAACCCTGATGGTCAACGCCTACCGGCCACGCATCCGGAAGCGGATCGAAGAAGAAAGCAAGAACCACCCAATTAAAATGCCTGCGGCACCACAGACGCCTGCCAACGCAACCGCTAGTGCGATTGACCAGCTGAAACAGCCGGGACAAACAACAACCGAGGCTAACAAGGCAGCTAAGCGGAACCGGCAACGGAACGCGGGTAAACAGCACCATCACAAGTAA
- a CDS encoding TrmH family RNA methyltransferase, with translation MEELTSVHNQHVKNWKKLQTKKFRRQSGEYLLDGWHLVNEAVKAGNQLRQLIGTADQLAAHQDLVARTAEAYVVTPEIMQHVTDTVTPQGIAAVVDLPDAHRVPANIQGAWLLLDRVQDPGNVGTMVRTADAAGFTGVVVGDRSADLFGPKVVRSMQGSQFHLTLLEGDLHKWIQDFKQLGAPVYGTQLNPAAKNFRDVHPGQTFALIMGNEGQGMAADLLKETTANLYIPMRGDAESLNVAVSAGILMFQLNRELD, from the coding sequence ATGGAAGAATTAACATCTGTTCACAACCAACACGTCAAAAATTGGAAGAAGCTGCAAACAAAGAAGTTTCGTCGGCAGAGTGGAGAATATCTGCTGGATGGCTGGCACCTGGTTAACGAGGCCGTCAAGGCTGGCAACCAACTCCGGCAGCTGATTGGGACGGCTGACCAGCTTGCGGCTCACCAGGACTTAGTTGCTCGCACTGCGGAAGCCTATGTGGTGACTCCAGAGATTATGCAGCACGTTACGGACACGGTAACTCCCCAGGGAATTGCTGCGGTCGTTGACCTGCCAGACGCGCACCGGGTACCAGCGAATATTCAGGGGGCCTGGCTCCTCTTGGACCGGGTCCAAGATCCGGGCAACGTCGGTACAATGGTTCGAACCGCGGACGCGGCAGGGTTTACAGGCGTGGTTGTTGGCGACCGGTCGGCTGACCTTTTTGGTCCCAAGGTTGTGCGTTCCATGCAGGGGAGTCAGTTTCATTTGACCCTGCTCGAAGGCGATCTCCACAAGTGGATTCAGGACTTTAAGCAGCTCGGCGCTCCCGTCTATGGTACCCAGCTTAATCCGGCAGCAAAAAATTTCCGGGATGTTCATCCTGGACAGACCTTTGCCTTGATTATGGGCAATGAAGGCCAGGGGATGGCAGCTGACCTATTGAAAGAGACGACGGCCAACCTTTATATCCCCATGCGGGGAGACGCTGAGTCCTTAAACGTGGCGGTTTCCGCGGGAATCCTGATGTTCCAACTGAACCGGGAACTGGACTAG